The following proteins are co-located in the Acipenser ruthenus chromosome 35, fAciRut3.2 maternal haplotype, whole genome shotgun sequence genome:
- the LOC117971842 gene encoding bolA-like protein 1, giving the protein MLPLFRLARGPLTSLRLLPLRACSHTPMDRPVESSIRAKLSRTLAPTHLEVRNESHLHAVPAGSESHFRVLVVSPSFEGLPLVQRHRLVNEALREELAGSVHALSIQAKTPQQWSSDPSLAKSPPCMGGSKHDPGMRLRSDRE; this is encoded by the coding sequence ATGCTGCCTCTCTTCCGATTGGCCCGCGGCCCCCTGACCAGCCTCAGACTCCTCCCCCTACGAGCCTGTAGCCACACCCCCATGGACCGACCCGTGGAGAGCTCCATCCGAGCCAAGCTGAGCCGGACCCTGGCGCCGACCCACCTGGAGGTCCGGAACGAGAGCCACCTGCACGCCGTGCCGGCCGGGTCGGAGTCCCACTTCAGGGTGCTGGTGGTGAGCCCGAGCTTCGAAGGGCTGCCCCTGGTCCAGCGCCACCGCCTGGTCAACGAGGCTCTGCGCGAGGAGCTGGCGGGCTCCGTCCACGCCCTCTCAATCCAGGCCAAGACCCCCCAGCAGTGGAGCTCGGACCCCAGCCTGGCCAAGAGCCCTCCCTGCATGGGAGGCTCAAAGCACGACCCTGGCATGAGGCTGCGGAGCGACAGGGAGTGA